The Pseudomonadota bacterium DNA window CGCCTCTTTTACCAATGAATTTGCGCAGCCTTCTTCACCAAACACACAGATCCCGAGTGCGGCCTCTCTCAGCATAAGGGCATCGTTCGCTCCATTCCCTATGGCAACAACCTTTTCCGGGCCGAGCTCCTTTACGATTTTTGCTTTTTCAGTACCGCTGTTCTCTTTTTTTACCTTGAGAACCTTGAAGCCGATGATATTTGTTTCATTATCTACATTGTCATAGCTGTCTGCAGTTATGACAAATACCTTTATATACCTTGAGACCTTTTCAAGCATCTCTTTGACGCCTTCCTTGAGCTTTCCGTCAAATGCACATGTCCCGTTGAAATCAATGACAAGATATTCTAAATCGAGATCGCCCCAGCCGGGAATGGAAACACTAATCATAATATTACCTCCTCAGGTTTTTTCGCAAGGCATTGTAACATAATTAGAAGATTTAAGAACTATAAATTTTATGCTTGCTTTTTTTCAGAAATCACGTTTTTTATAGTTCCTCTGGTTCCCAAAGAAAGCAGAGAAACAGTTTTTGATGATGTCCAAAAAAACACATGAAAAACTATTTTTAGCCG harbors:
- a CDS encoding HAD family hydrolase, producing MISVSIPGWGDLDLEYLVIDFNGTCAFDGKLKEGVKEMLEKVSRYIKVFVITADSYDNVDNETNIIGFKVLKVKKENSGTEKAKIVKELGPEKVVAIGNGANDALMLREAALGICVFGEEGCANSLVKEADVFVANILDAISIILHPERLVATLRD